In one window of Lacticaseibacillus casei DSM 20011 = JCM 1134 = ATCC 393 DNA:
- the def gene encoding peptide deformylase, with amino-acid sequence MYLMKDITRDGAKVLRERAKPVTFPLSDEDKKLAHDMMAYLVISQDEEQNEKYHLRPGVGLAAPQVGQSKAMAAVLVPGENNEILFKEVLINPRIISNSVQHAALAEGEGCLSVDKDIPGYVVRADRITIAYQNEAGEHKKVRLKNYPAIVCQHEIDHLNGVLFYDHINKEHPFSIDPNAVLIH; translated from the coding sequence TTGTATTTAATGAAGGATATCACTCGTGACGGCGCTAAAGTTTTGCGTGAAAGAGCTAAGCCGGTAACGTTTCCTCTTTCTGATGAAGACAAAAAATTGGCTCACGACATGATGGCCTATCTGGTGATTAGTCAAGATGAAGAGCAAAACGAAAAATACCATTTGCGCCCCGGCGTTGGTTTGGCAGCACCGCAAGTCGGCCAGAGCAAAGCGATGGCTGCGGTTCTCGTGCCCGGAGAAAATAACGAAATCCTTTTCAAGGAAGTTTTGATCAATCCGCGGATCATCAGCAACAGCGTACAGCACGCTGCTCTTGCTGAAGGTGAAGGCTGCTTGTCTGTTGATAAAGATATTCCCGGTTATGTCGTTCGCGCCGATCGCATCACGATTGCTTATCAAAACGAGGCCGGAGAACATAAAAAAGTCCGCCTTAAGAACTATCCTGCCATTGTGTGCCAGCACGAGATTGACCACTTGAATGGTGTTTTGTTTTACGACCACATCAATAAGGAACATCCCTTCTCAATCGATCCAAATGCTGTTTTGATTCATTAA
- a CDS encoding CcdC protein domain-containing protein — protein MLMMISSGLTRYEAQRAQKAVTSHQNPISKTKLFLPLLAVLAGVSSLISFVSHSWLLTAIIAILLGFLMAVVVYLITALTRHQSNPQQSVLVVREGLVRQVQAQDLVVGDVLMLTAGEKLPVDVALSPEAHATLPSDMAGLLVLLNQQVPAGMGVAGAVMATDAQATVTAVWHNGLLDRALMQLANQSTNLASTSLAMSAVTAMTLALKQICCVARMTVSILPAELFKSKQIDRAVQIHLDMDFARHATLVGAMKHHSKTSDFWHNQDPVS, from the coding sequence ATGTTGATGATGATATCAAGCGGCCTGACGCGCTATGAAGCGCAAAGGGCTCAAAAAGCAGTGACATCCCACCAGAATCCGATCAGCAAGACAAAACTCTTTTTGCCTTTGCTGGCGGTACTGGCTGGTGTGAGCAGCCTAATTAGCTTTGTCAGTCACAGCTGGCTTTTAACTGCTATCATTGCGATACTGCTTGGATTTTTGATGGCTGTGGTCGTTTATTTGATCACAGCGTTGACTCGGCATCAAAGCAATCCCCAACAATCAGTGTTGGTCGTGCGTGAAGGACTGGTTCGTCAGGTTCAAGCGCAAGACCTTGTCGTTGGTGATGTTTTGATGCTGACAGCGGGAGAAAAACTGCCTGTTGATGTTGCATTGTCCCCTGAAGCGCACGCAACCTTGCCAAGTGACATGGCCGGGCTGCTGGTTTTGTTGAATCAGCAGGTGCCTGCAGGAATGGGCGTGGCTGGTGCCGTGATGGCAACCGACGCCCAAGCAACTGTGACTGCAGTTTGGCATAATGGTCTACTGGACCGTGCGTTAATGCAGCTTGCGAATCAATCCACAAATCTAGCGTCAACTTCACTTGCAATGAGTGCGGTTACCGCTATGACACTTGCGTTGAAACAGATTTGCTGTGTGGCTCGCATGACTGTATCAATTCTCCCGGCAGAATTGTTCAAAAGCAAACAAATAGATCGTGCAGTGCAAATTCATCTGGATATGGATTTTGCACGCCACGCCACCTTGGTTGGCGCCATGAAACATCACAGTAAAACCAGTGATTTCTGGCACAACCAAGATCCGGTCTCGTGA
- the pdhA gene encoding pyruvate dehydrogenase (acetyl-transferring) E1 component subunit alpha, whose protein sequence is MAKQHAAVDFKRLLDNQDADFKPTIQILDEVGKVVNPDIMPDLSDDQLVDLMSKMVWQRVLDQRATALNRQGRLGFYAPSAGEEASMIGSHAAMKKEDWLLPAYRDLPQLIQHGLPLDKAFLWSRGHVAGNEYPEDFHALPPQIIIGAQYVQTAGVALGLKKNGSDEVAFTYTGDGGTSQGDFYEGVNFAGHFKAPALFIVQDNGFAISVPRANQTAAKTLAQKAVAAGIPGVQVDGMDALAVYEVTKEARAWAAAGNGPVLIETLTYRYGPHTLSGDDPTRYRSKETDELWQKRDPLIRMRNFLTDKGLWDKDKEDALIEKVKDDIKNAINEADKAPQQTVSRFLKDTYEESPQNVAEQLAEFQGKESK, encoded by the coding sequence ATGGCAAAACAGCATGCTGCAGTTGATTTTAAACGACTGCTAGACAATCAAGATGCCGATTTTAAGCCGACGATCCAGATTCTGGATGAGGTTGGCAAAGTCGTCAATCCTGATATCATGCCCGATCTCAGTGATGATCAGTTGGTTGATTTGATGTCCAAGATGGTTTGGCAACGGGTGCTTGATCAACGGGCAACAGCGCTAAACCGGCAAGGACGTTTAGGATTTTATGCGCCGAGTGCAGGCGAAGAGGCCAGCATGATTGGCAGTCATGCGGCAATGAAAAAAGAAGATTGGCTGCTGCCAGCCTACCGTGATTTACCGCAGCTGATCCAACATGGCCTGCCACTGGACAAGGCATTTTTGTGGTCGCGTGGTCATGTCGCAGGTAACGAATATCCAGAAGATTTTCATGCACTGCCACCACAAATCATTATTGGTGCGCAGTATGTGCAGACTGCCGGTGTTGCGCTTGGCTTGAAGAAAAATGGCAGCGATGAAGTCGCCTTTACGTATACCGGTGATGGTGGTACGTCACAGGGAGATTTCTATGAAGGCGTTAACTTTGCCGGACACTTTAAAGCACCGGCACTCTTTATCGTTCAAGACAACGGCTTCGCGATTTCCGTTCCGCGTGCCAATCAGACGGCAGCCAAGACGCTGGCTCAAAAGGCGGTGGCTGCCGGGATTCCTGGCGTGCAGGTTGACGGTATGGACGCACTGGCTGTTTATGAAGTTACCAAGGAAGCCAGAGCTTGGGCTGCGGCCGGCAATGGTCCGGTTTTGATTGAAACACTGACTTATCGGTATGGTCCGCATACGTTATCCGGCGATGATCCGACACGCTACCGTTCAAAGGAAACCGATGAATTGTGGCAGAAACGTGATCCATTGATTCGAATGCGTAACTTCCTAACCGATAAAGGTCTCTGGGACAAGGACAAGGAAGACGCCTTGATCGAAAAGGTTAAAGACGATATTAAGAATGCCATTAACGAAGCCGATAAGGCACCACAGCAAACGGTATCGCGGTTCCTGAAAGATACCTATGAGGAATCACCGCAGAATGTGGCGGAACAACTGGCAGAATTTCAAGGAAAGGAGTCGAAGTAA
- a CDS encoding alpha-ketoacid dehydrogenase subunit beta: protein MAQKTMIQAITDALDVELANDPKTLVFGEDVGKNGGVFRATDGLQAKHGEDRVFDTPLAESGISGLAIGLALTGWRPIPEIQFFGFVFETMDSIGGQMSRMRYRMGGTRSMPITIRAPFGGGVHTPEMHSDNFEGLIAQFPGMRVVIPSNPYDAKGLLISSIRSNDPVLFLEHMKLYRSFRQDVPEGTYTVPLDKAAVTREGTDVSIITYGAMVREALKAADNLAKDGINAEIVDLRTIAPLDVETIIASVKKTHKAVVVQEAQRMAGVAANVISEISERAILSLEAPIGRVAAPDTPFPFGQAENIWLPNAKDIEAKVRETVNF from the coding sequence ATGGCACAAAAAACAATGATCCAAGCCATCACTGATGCGCTTGATGTTGAGTTGGCGAACGACCCTAAAACCTTGGTATTCGGCGAAGATGTTGGTAAAAACGGTGGGGTCTTCCGGGCAACGGATGGCTTGCAGGCTAAACACGGTGAGGATCGTGTCTTTGATACGCCACTTGCCGAGTCAGGCATTAGTGGTTTGGCCATTGGATTGGCATTAACCGGCTGGCGGCCGATTCCGGAAATCCAGTTCTTTGGGTTCGTTTTTGAAACCATGGATAGTATTGGCGGTCAGATGTCGCGGATGCGGTATCGGATGGGTGGTACGCGGTCCATGCCGATCACCATTCGGGCACCATTTGGCGGCGGGGTTCATACGCCGGAAATGCACAGTGATAACTTTGAAGGCTTGATCGCCCAGTTCCCGGGCATGCGGGTTGTTATTCCAAGCAACCCATATGATGCTAAAGGTTTGCTGATTAGTTCCATTCGCAGCAATGACCCAGTGTTATTCCTTGAACACATGAAACTTTACCGGTCGTTCCGTCAGGATGTTCCAGAAGGGACTTACACGGTGCCGCTGGATAAGGCAGCGGTAACGCGTGAAGGAACCGACGTGTCGATCATCACTTATGGTGCGATGGTTCGTGAAGCGCTCAAGGCGGCTGATAATTTAGCTAAAGATGGCATCAATGCTGAAATTGTTGATTTAAGGACCATTGCCCCACTTGATGTTGAGACTATTATTGCATCGGTTAAGAAAACGCATAAGGCAGTGGTCGTTCAGGAGGCTCAGCGGATGGCCGGTGTCGCCGCCAACGTTATCAGTGAAATTTCTGAACGGGCAATTCTGTCACTTGAGGCACCGATCGGTCGGGTTGCGGCTCCTGATACGCCGTTCCCATTTGGTCAAGCCGAAAATATTTGGCTGCCAAATGCCAAGGATATTGAAGCTAAAGTTCGGGAAACCGTTAATTTTTAG
- a CDS encoding dihydrolipoyllysine-residue acetyltransferase gives MAFEFKLPELGEGLAEGEIVKWDVKPGDEIKEDDTLLEVQSDKSVEEIPSPVSGKILKILVPEGETASVGDLLVEIDDGSGAPAQSAAPAASTAGPAAPAPTAAKSVYQFKLPELGEGLAEGEIVKWDVKPGDEIKEDDTLLEVQSDKSVEEIPSPVTGTVVKILVPEGETASVGDALVDIDAPGHNDTPVAGEPAATPATSAAGAESASATSPAAGAVPAITDPNREILAMPSVRQYAREQGIDISQVPATGKHGRITKADVDAFKAGASTTTAAPAQPAPEAAKSAPAQAAPAAPKSQAITPYVSSGSEAELETREKMTPTRKAIAKAMLSSKQRSPHVTSFDEVEVSKLMAHRKKYKQYAADKGIKLTFLPYIVKALVTVLREYPEFNASIDDTTDEIVYKHYFNIGIATNTDHGLYVPVIKNADAKSMFEITKEISDNAQKAYDSKLKPDEMRGGSMTISNVGSIGGGWFTPVINQPEVAILGVGKIAKEPYVNADNEIVAGNLLKLSLSYDHRLIDGALAQTALNLMDKLLADPDLLLMEG, from the coding sequence ATGGCTTTTGAATTCAAACTGCCAGAACTTGGCGAAGGTTTGGCAGAAGGTGAAATCGTCAAGTGGGACGTTAAACCTGGTGATGAAATCAAGGAGGATGACACCCTTCTTGAAGTTCAGAGTGATAAAAGTGTCGAAGAAATTCCGTCGCCAGTATCCGGGAAAATTTTAAAGATTTTGGTACCGGAAGGCGAAACAGCTTCAGTCGGTGATTTATTGGTTGAAATTGATGATGGTTCAGGTGCGCCTGCCCAGTCAGCAGCACCGGCAGCTTCTACCGCTGGACCGGCTGCACCTGCGCCGACCGCCGCTAAGTCGGTGTATCAGTTTAAGCTTCCGGAATTAGGCGAAGGCTTGGCAGAAGGCGAAATCGTCAAGTGGGACGTTAAGCCTGGTGATGAAATCAAGGAAGATGATACCCTTCTTGAAGTTCAGAGTGACAAGAGTGTCGAAGAAATTCCATCTCCAGTTACCGGAACAGTTGTCAAGATTCTGGTTCCTGAAGGGGAAACGGCATCTGTTGGCGACGCCTTGGTTGATATTGATGCTCCGGGCCATAACGATACGCCAGTTGCCGGTGAACCGGCAGCCACACCGGCAACAAGTGCTGCTGGGGCAGAGAGTGCTTCCGCAACAAGCCCAGCAGCAGGTGCCGTACCAGCCATAACAGATCCAAATCGCGAAATTTTGGCAATGCCGTCTGTTCGGCAATATGCGCGTGAGCAAGGTATTGATATTTCGCAAGTGCCTGCAACCGGCAAGCATGGCCGCATTACCAAAGCTGACGTTGATGCATTTAAGGCAGGCGCTTCAACTACGACCGCAGCTCCGGCACAACCAGCGCCAGAAGCAGCTAAGTCTGCTCCGGCTCAGGCGGCACCAGCAGCACCGAAATCACAAGCGATTACACCATATGTTTCGAGTGGCAGTGAAGCCGAACTTGAAACACGTGAAAAGATGACCCCAACTCGTAAGGCAATTGCGAAGGCAATGCTGTCATCTAAGCAGCGGAGCCCGCATGTCACGAGCTTTGATGAAGTCGAAGTTTCCAAGTTGATGGCTCATCGCAAGAAGTACAAGCAGTATGCGGCTGATAAAGGCATCAAGCTGACCTTCTTGCCATACATCGTCAAGGCATTGGTCACCGTTTTGCGGGAATACCCGGAATTTAATGCGTCTATTGACGACACCACTGATGAAATTGTCTACAAGCATTACTTCAACATCGGGATTGCAACCAACACGGATCATGGCTTGTACGTGCCGGTTATCAAGAACGCCGATGCGAAGAGTATGTTTGAAATTACCAAAGAGATCAGTGACAATGCGCAGAAGGCCTATGACAGCAAATTGAAGCCAGATGAAATGCGTGGCGGTTCCATGACCATCAGTAATGTCGGATCAATTGGCGGCGGCTGGTTCACACCGGTTATTAATCAGCCAGAAGTCGCGATTCTTGGTGTTGGTAAAATTGCCAAGGAGCCATACGTCAATGCCGATAACGAAATTGTTGCCGGTAATCTGCTGAAGCTGAGTTTGAGTTATGATCACCGCCTAATTGATGGTGCGCTGGCGCAAACAGCATTGAATCTGATGGACAAATTGTTGGCAGATCCTGATCTGCTGTTGATGGAGGGATAA
- the lpdA gene encoding dihydrolipoyl dehydrogenase has product MVVGDFAIDLDTVVIGSGPGGYVAAIRAAEMGQKVTVIESTFIGGVCLNVGCIPSKALINAGHRYQDALDASTFGINAKGADLDFKKTQDWKQNKVVHTLTSGVSMLFKKHKIDSIMGTAFLKDDHSLRVMQKDSAQTYTFKNLIIATGSRPIEIKGFKFGKRILDSTGGLNLPEVPKEFVVIGGGYIGSELASAYANLGAHVTILEGTSSILPNFEKDMVQLVLNSFKKRGVTVITNAMAKEAEDTGNGVKVTYTADGKEQTLAADYVMVTVGRRPNTDDLGLDIVGIETTDRGLIKVDAQGRTNKPNIYAIGDVVPGAALAHKASYEGKVAAEAISGKASAVDYKAMPAVCFTDPELATTGMTPAEAKAKGIKAKASKFPFAANGRALSLAQTEGFVRLVTNEDGTVIGGQVAGAGASDLISELTVAVEGGLNVEDLALTIHPHPTLSETIMDDAEVALGLPINI; this is encoded by the coding sequence ATGGTTGTAGGCGATTTTGCAATCGATTTGGATACTGTTGTGATTGGCTCCGGCCCCGGCGGCTATGTTGCCGCCATTCGGGCTGCTGAAATGGGCCAAAAAGTCACCGTGATCGAAAGTACTTTCATTGGCGGTGTTTGTTTGAATGTTGGCTGTATTCCATCAAAGGCGTTGATTAATGCTGGGCATCGTTATCAAGATGCTTTGGACGCCAGCACGTTCGGCATTAACGCTAAGGGTGCGGATCTTGACTTCAAAAAGACCCAGGACTGGAAGCAAAATAAGGTTGTTCACACCTTAACCAGCGGTGTTTCAATGTTGTTCAAGAAGCACAAGATTGATTCAATCATGGGTACTGCTTTCTTAAAAGATGACCATAGTTTACGGGTCATGCAAAAGGATTCTGCCCAAACGTACACCTTCAAAAACCTGATTATTGCAACCGGTAGTCGGCCGATTGAAATTAAGGGCTTCAAATTTGGCAAACGAATTCTTGATTCGACAGGCGGCTTGAACCTGCCTGAAGTTCCTAAAGAATTCGTTGTTATTGGCGGTGGCTACATCGGTTCTGAATTGGCAAGCGCTTATGCAAACTTAGGTGCACATGTCACGATCCTTGAAGGGACCAGTTCGATTCTGCCGAACTTTGAAAAGGATATGGTTCAGTTGGTATTGAACTCCTTTAAGAAGCGCGGTGTCACGGTTATCACGAATGCGATGGCCAAAGAAGCTGAAGATACCGGTAACGGTGTCAAGGTCACTTATACCGCTGATGGCAAAGAACAGACGCTGGCCGCTGACTATGTCATGGTCACTGTCGGACGTCGGCCAAATACGGATGATTTAGGACTGGACATTGTCGGCATTGAAACGACTGATCGCGGTTTGATCAAGGTTGATGCGCAAGGCCGCACTAACAAACCAAACATCTACGCCATTGGCGATGTTGTTCCGGGCGCAGCGTTAGCCCATAAGGCCAGCTACGAAGGTAAGGTAGCTGCTGAAGCGATCAGCGGCAAAGCGAGTGCGGTTGACTATAAAGCAATGCCAGCTGTTTGTTTCACAGATCCTGAGCTTGCCACGACTGGCATGACGCCTGCAGAAGCCAAAGCCAAGGGTATCAAAGCCAAGGCAAGCAAGTTTCCATTTGCTGCTAACGGCCGAGCCTTAAGCTTGGCCCAAACAGAAGGCTTTGTCCGTCTTGTCACCAATGAAGACGGCACGGTTATTGGTGGTCAGGTAGCCGGCGCTGGCGCCAGTGATTTGATTTCCGAGCTGACTGTGGCTGTCGAAGGCGGTCTGAACGTCGAGGATTTGGCGCTGACCATTCACCCGCATCCGACCTTAAGCGAAACGATCATGGACGATGCCGAAGTTGCATTAGGCTTACCAATCAATATTTAG
- a CDS encoding lactate dehydrogenase, with amino-acid sequence MQRVVVHGVSCSTQALLQTLIASPLDLEIGCYEPDAALVDVAGLTALSQICHNTFIKVTPKVLKSADVLILTDTGTPAGENFVATNIASIRKVLNSAMAAGFTGRVVVAMTHDERFTYFAQRFSGLNKRQVVGLGTLGATWRFEQFLADRLAVPAKQVTAYVVGTSQSPVLIWSRAYVGATPILRLLNDDQAVFTEAASAVQTFLASALTVLVGRLVEPILAAFAGEKLIGTFAHLRDSDDETGQVDSSPILLDERGVVTLATVAGSDDEEAALSTAIQAVQAEIEAIEQGADKNET; translated from the coding sequence ATGCAAAGAGTCGTCGTTCACGGAGTCAGTTGTAGTACACAAGCACTTTTGCAAACGTTAATTGCGTCACCACTTGATCTGGAAATTGGTTGCTACGAGCCGGATGCGGCATTGGTGGATGTTGCCGGTTTGACGGCACTGAGTCAAATTTGCCACAATACGTTTATCAAGGTAACCCCGAAAGTTCTCAAATCGGCGGATGTGTTGATTCTAACTGATACCGGAACGCCGGCTGGTGAAAATTTTGTGGCAACCAACATTGCCTCAATTCGCAAGGTTCTGAATTCAGCGATGGCAGCAGGCTTTACGGGCCGGGTTGTCGTGGCGATGACGCATGATGAACGCTTCACTTATTTTGCCCAGCGATTCTCCGGGCTGAATAAACGGCAGGTTGTTGGATTAGGGACTCTCGGTGCGACGTGGCGCTTTGAACAATTCTTAGCGGATCGACTGGCTGTTCCGGCCAAACAAGTAACGGCTTATGTCGTTGGTACCAGTCAATCACCGGTATTGATCTGGAGCCGAGCCTATGTCGGGGCAACGCCAATATTGCGATTGCTAAATGATGACCAAGCCGTTTTTACCGAAGCGGCTTCGGCTGTCCAGACCTTTTTGGCAAGCGCTTTGACCGTTTTGGTGGGTCGACTCGTCGAACCGATTCTAGCTGCGTTTGCCGGTGAAAAGCTCATTGGTACATTCGCACATCTGCGAGATTCTGACGATGAAACCGGACAAGTCGACAGCTCACCGATTTTGTTGGACGAACGTGGCGTGGTCACACTGGCGACAGTTGCGGGGTCTGACGATGAAGAGGCGGCTTTGAGCACAGCAATTCAAGCTGTTCAAGCCGAAATCGAAGCAATCGAACAAGGAGCAGATAAAAATGAAACCTAA
- a CDS encoding UPF0223 family protein, whose translation MKPNYSYPLDLDWTTDEKIKVTTFFALVEDAYEHGVDRDNLLAAYRGFKQVVPDKGTERQLDREFEALSGYSMYTVVQMARQGVSQKIKVKVS comes from the coding sequence ATGAAACCTAATTACAGCTATCCACTAGACCTTGACTGGACAACTGACGAAAAAATTAAAGTGACGACTTTCTTTGCACTCGTTGAAGATGCGTATGAGCATGGCGTCGATCGGGATAACCTGTTGGCAGCCTACCGTGGATTCAAACAGGTGGTACCGGATAAGGGCACTGAACGTCAACTGGATCGGGAGTTTGAAGCACTGTCCGGCTATTCCATGTATACTGTTGTACAGATGGCGCGTCAAGGTGTGAGCCAAAAGATTAAGGTGAAGGTGAGTTAA
- a CDS encoding inositol monophosphatase family protein, which translates to MTQDPEKLRQTLISWFAESRKQILAEMAKPLDVARKSNRNDLVTNVDKANQQFLIDHIKAEYPTARIIGEEGHAHDDTDLNGLVFFVDPIDGTMNFVKQQAHFAIMIGVYRDGQPVVGAIMDVMRNEVLSGGPEIPVTFAGRTLTKLPDLQLKDGLLGVTGPMTIKNRLHLGDIALASSGPRMSGSAGMEFIEIALGRQLGYVSYLQPWDVAAGMAITKGLGVQFSREDGSPIDLRQPGVVVAATPQAHRTILTMMAGE; encoded by the coding sequence ATGACGCAAGATCCAGAAAAACTACGGCAAACCCTGATCAGCTGGTTTGCGGAAAGTCGGAAGCAAATTTTAGCGGAAATGGCGAAACCATTAGATGTCGCGCGTAAAAGTAATCGCAATGATTTGGTCACCAATGTCGATAAAGCTAACCAGCAATTTCTAATTGATCACATCAAAGCCGAGTATCCGACAGCACGGATTATCGGCGAGGAAGGCCATGCCCATGATGATACGGATCTCAACGGATTGGTCTTTTTTGTCGATCCGATTGACGGTACGATGAATTTTGTCAAACAGCAGGCTCATTTCGCGATCATGATTGGTGTTTATCGTGACGGACAACCGGTTGTCGGGGCAATTATGGACGTCATGCGTAATGAGGTGCTGAGTGGCGGACCGGAAATACCTGTTACGTTTGCGGGACGAACATTGACAAAATTACCGGATTTGCAACTGAAAGACGGGTTGTTGGGTGTGACCGGTCCAATGACGATCAAGAATCGGCTACATTTAGGTGATATTGCGTTGGCAAGTTCCGGGCCGAGAATGAGCGGCAGTGCTGGCATGGAGTTTATCGAAATCGCGTTAGGCCGACAACTTGGCTACGTTTCATATTTGCAGCCTTGGGATGTGGCGGCCGGCATGGCGATTACAAAGGGTCTGGGTGTTCAATTCAGTCGCGAAGATGGTTCACCGATTGATCTGCGTCAACCAGGCGTCGTTGTGGCTGCCACACCGCAAGCGCATCGCACGATTCTTACAATGATGGCTGGCGAGTGA
- the typA gene encoding translational GTPase TypA: MKTRDDIRNIAIIAHVDHGKTTLVNEMLKQSDTLDQHIQLQDRAMDTNAIEKERGITILSKNTAVKYGDTTINILDTPGHADFGGEVERVMKMVDGVLLVVDAFEGPMPQTRFVLKKALEQHLTPIVVINKVDRPGARPEEVVDEVLELFIELGADDAQLEFPVVYASAVNGTSSMDSDLSTQKHTMNPLFDTIIKTIPAPIDNSDEPLQFQVAMLDYNDYVGRIGIGRIFRGKIKIGDNVTVMKLDGSQKNFRVTKLFGFFGLTRTEINSAKAGDLIAVSGMDDIFVGETVTAADTPEALPILRIDEPTLQMMFVANDSPFAGREGKNVTARKLEERLKSQLQTDVSLRVDDTDQAGAWMVSGRGELHLSILVEEMRREGFELQLGRPEVIYRDIDGVMMEPFENVQIDTPEQYTGTVIDAMSQRKGEMQNMENEGNGQTRLTFLAPSRGLIGYSTEFLSSTGGYGIMNHTFEKYAPVIKNWEPGRTQGALVSINAGTATTYSLQSVEDRGQLFINAGTEVYEGMIVGQNSRENDIAVNVTKGKNLTNTRAAGKDHAAAIKTPKKMTLEESIEFLNDDEYCEVTPKNIRLRKKILNTGERQKAAKRKKIAASK, encoded by the coding sequence GTGAAAACACGTGACGATATTCGCAATATTGCGATCATTGCCCACGTTGACCATGGTAAGACAACTTTGGTTAACGAGATGCTTAAACAATCGGATACACTTGATCAACACATTCAATTACAAGATCGGGCGATGGATACCAACGCCATTGAAAAGGAACGTGGTATCACCATCCTGAGTAAAAACACGGCGGTGAAGTATGGCGATACAACGATCAACATTCTTGATACCCCGGGACATGCCGACTTTGGCGGTGAAGTAGAACGGGTTATGAAGATGGTTGACGGGGTTTTGCTGGTTGTCGACGCCTTTGAGGGCCCGATGCCGCAAACGCGCTTTGTTTTGAAGAAGGCGCTTGAACAGCATTTGACGCCAATTGTAGTTATCAACAAGGTTGACCGTCCGGGTGCTCGTCCAGAAGAAGTCGTGGACGAAGTACTTGAATTGTTCATCGAATTAGGTGCCGATGATGCGCAGTTGGAATTTCCTGTGGTCTATGCTTCCGCCGTTAACGGGACTTCCAGCATGGATTCCGACTTATCAACTCAGAAGCACACGATGAATCCACTTTTTGATACTATTATCAAAACGATTCCTGCACCAATCGATAATAGTGACGAACCGTTGCAATTCCAGGTGGCCATGCTGGATTATAACGATTATGTCGGCCGAATCGGTATTGGCCGGATTTTCCGCGGCAAAATTAAAATTGGCGACAATGTTACCGTTATGAAATTGGATGGTTCACAAAAGAACTTCCGCGTGACGAAATTATTTGGTTTCTTCGGGTTAACCCGGACTGAAATCAATTCTGCCAAAGCCGGAGATTTGATTGCCGTTTCTGGGATGGATGACATTTTTGTCGGTGAAACCGTAACGGCTGCCGACACACCGGAAGCGTTACCGATTTTGCGGATTGACGAACCGACGCTGCAAATGATGTTTGTGGCCAATGATAGCCCGTTTGCTGGTCGCGAAGGTAAAAATGTCACCGCGCGTAAATTGGAAGAACGTTTGAAATCCCAGCTGCAGACTGATGTTTCGTTACGTGTTGACGATACCGATCAGGCCGGTGCCTGGATGGTTTCTGGTCGTGGGGAACTGCATCTGTCCATTTTGGTTGAAGAAATGCGGCGTGAAGGTTTCGAGCTGCAACTCGGCCGTCCAGAAGTTATCTATCGTGATATCGATGGCGTGATGATGGAACCGTTTGAAAACGTGCAAATCGATACGCCGGAACAATATACCGGTACGGTTATCGATGCGATGAGCCAACGTAAAGGCGAAATGCAGAACATGGAAAATGAAGGCAACGGGCAAACTCGCCTCACTTTCCTGGCACCTTCTCGTGGCTTAATCGGCTACTCGACTGAATTTCTATCTTCCACTGGCGGTTACGGGATCATGAACCACACCTTCGAAAAGTATGCGCCGGTTATCAAGAACTGGGAACCTGGTCGTACTCAAGGCGCTTTGGTTTCGATCAACGCCGGTACTGCTACCACTTATAGCTTGCAGTCGGTTGAAGATCGTGGGCAATTGTTCATCAATGCCGGAACCGAAGTTTATGAAGGCATGATTGTTGGCCAAAACTCCCGCGAAAATGACATTGCTGTCAATGTCACCAAGGGGAAGAACCTGACCAATACACGTGCTGCCGGGAAAGACCACGCAGCTGCGATTAAGACGCCAAAGAAAATGACGCTTGAAGAATCCATTGAATTCTTGAATGATGATGAATACTGCGAAGTAACGCCAAAGAACATTCGCTTGCGTAAGAAGATCCTGAACACAGGCGAACGTCAAAAGGCAGCCAAGCGTAAGAAGATTGCTGCATCCAAATAG